The sequence GAGCCTCTCCGGCGAGGGCGTCGCCACGGACCAGGCGGCGCGCGCGGTGCGCTGTGCGCTGGCGCTGCGCGAGAAGCTGCCGGACACCGCCATCGCCGTGGCCACCGGTCGCGGTGAGGCTGCGGGGCGCTTCCCGGTGGGCGAGGTGATCGATCGTGCGGCGTCGCTGCTTCGCGATGCGCCACCTCCTGCCGTCGTCACGCGCGGTCGGCCGCGTCCGGTGCACCTCGATGCGCTCACCTCGGGGCTGCTCGGGCCGGAGTTCGAGTGGCAGTCGTCGAACGAGGGCGGGTGGCTGCTCAGCGCCTCCGCGCGCGGGACCGCGGCGCGCACGCTCCTCGGCCGGGTCACGCCGTGCGTGGGCCGCGATCGCGAGGTGAGCCGGCTGCTGGGGACGGTCGAAGAGAGCGTCGAGGAGCGCGTCGCACGCGCGATGCTCGTCACTGCGGCGCCGGGCATGGGCAAGTCGCGCTTGCGCGATGAGCTCTTGCGGCAGCTGCACGAGCGGCTCCCCGAGGTGCAGGTCTTCTCCGCGCGCGCAGATCCCACGCGAGCGGGCTCGCCGTTCCACCTGCTCGGACAGATCATTCGCCAGGCCGCGTTCATCTCTGCCGACGATCCCGTCGACGTGCGGCGACAGAAGCTGCGCGAACGTGTGGCGTGTCGGGTGGAACAGGGTGATCGCGAGCGCGTCACCGTTTTCCTCGGCGAGCTGGGTGGCATTCCGTTCGAAGAGGGGCTCGACCTGCAGCTGCGCGCTGCCCGCCGCGACGCGCAGCTCATGGCCGACCAGACGCGGCGCGCCTTTGAAGATTGGCTCGCCGTGGAGCTCGCCGCGCAGCCCATGCTGCTCGTGCTCGACGATCTGCACTGGGGCGATCTGCCCACGGTGAAGCTGCTCGACGCCGCGCTGCGAAATCTCGAGGAGGCGCCGCTCACGGTGCTCGCGCTCGGCCGGCCGAGCGTGCACGACGTCTTTCCGAAGCTCTGGAGCGAGCGCGGCCTCGACGAGCTGAAGCTGCGCGAGCTGCCCAAGCGCGCCGCGGAGCAGCTCGTGCGCGCCACGCTCGGCGATGGGGTGAACGACGCGGAGGTGACGCGGCTGGTGTCACAGGCCGAGGGCAACGCGTTCTTCCTCGAGGAGCTCATCCGCGCCGCGGCTGCGGGCAAGCGCGAGGGCCTGCCAGAGACCGTGCTGGCCATGGTTCAGGCGCGACTCGAGGCGCTCGATCCCTTGAGCCGGCGCATCCTGCGCGCGGCGAGCGTGTTCGGTCGGCTGTTCTGGGAGAGCGGCGTGGTGGCGCTGTGCGGCGGCCGCGGCGAGACGCTCGACATCGCCCACGGCCTCCAGGAGTTGGTCTCGCGCGAGATCCTCGAGCGCGTGGGCGCGGTGCGCTTCGCAGGCGAGGAGGCCTACAGCTTTCGCCACGCGCTCTTGCACGAGGCCGCGCAGGCCATGCTCACCGACGCCGACCTCAAGCTCGGCCACCGGCTCGCGGCGCAGTGGTTGGTGGCGCGCAACGAGCCCGACCCGCTCGTGCTCGGCGAGCACTGGCGCAAGGCCGGCGAGACCGCGGAGGCGATGGGGCACTTTGCGCGCGCGGCCGAGGACGCGCTCAAGGCCAACGACCTGCTCGCGGCCATCCAGCGCGCGGAGACGGCCGTCACCTGCGGCGCGAGCGGCGAGGCGCTCGGGCGGTTGCGACTCCTGCAGGCGGAGGCGCACCAGTGGCGCGGCGAGCAGCAGCAAGCGCTGGAGCGCGCCGACGAGGCGCTCGCGCTCTTGCCGCGCGGAAGTGAGGCCTGGTGCCGCGCGGCGCTGGAGTCGGCGACGGGCTGGAGCCGCTTCGGCGAGAAGGCGCGCGTGGCCGAGCTGGGGGCGCAGCTCGAAGCGATGAGCAAAGAGCCGCCCGACGCGTTTGCGTTCGTGCTGTGCGCCGCCAAGCTCGCCTGGCCGATGGTCATCACCGGCTCGAGCGCGCCGGCGCACGCGCTGCTCGAGACGGCTGAGCGCATCGCCGAAGGGATGAGCCGCGCGGATCCGCGCCTCGCGGCGGCACTGCACTACGCGGGCGCCACCACGTCGATGCTCGCGGGCCAGGTGGAGGACTGGATCTGGCACGAGTCGGGATCGGTGAACGCGTACCTGGCGTTCGGCGACGTGCGGCACGCGTGCGAGTCGCGCACCAGCCTGGGCTACGCGCTGATGAGCGTGGGCGACTTTGCGCAGGCGTCGCTGGTGCTGCGCGAGGCGCTGGGCGAGGCCGAGCGCCTGGGCCTGCCCACGCCGCGCGCGACCGCGCTCCAGAACCTGGGCTACGCGCTCGGCGAGCTCGGCCAGCTCGACGAGGCCCGGAAGCTGATGCTCGAGAGCATGGCCGAGTTCGAGCGGCTCGCGAACCACCGGATGATCGCCGGCACGAACTCCTATTTGGCGCGCATCGATCTGCGGCGTGGCGAGCTGGAGACGGCCGACCGCGAGGCCTCCTTCGCGGTGGATCACATGCGCGAGCGGCCTTCGCTGCTGTGTGCGGCGCTCGCGGTGCGCGCAGAGATCCGGCTCGCGCAGGGCAAAGTGGCCGAGGCGCGCGCCGACGCGAAAGAGGCGATGGACGTCTTTGCGCGCACCGGCGAGGTGGAGGAGCAGGAGGCGCTCTTGCGGCTCGTCGACGCAGAGACGCTCTGGCGCACGAACCAACGCGAGGCTGCGAAGGCCGCGCTGCGCGAGGCCGTGGCCAAGCTCGACGAGCGCGCGGCGCGCATCGAGGACTCGGGGCGTCGCCAGTCGTTCGAGGCCATCTCCGAGCACACGCGCACGCGCGCGCTGGCGAGGGCTTGGGGCCTCTGATCAGGCGCAGAACGGCACGGGGACATCGAGCACCACGCGCCCGCCGATGACCACCTTCTCCGCGTGCGACGTCACCGCGTGGTACGGCAAGTGCTCCACCGTACGGCACGCGTGGACGACGAGGTCCGCGCGCTTGCCCACTTCGAGCCGTCCGCGATCGGGAAGCTGCAACGCGTGCGCGCTGCCAGCCGTCGCGGCGTAGAGCGCCTCGGCCGGCGAGAGCCCGCAGTGCATGCACGCCAGCGCGAGCGTGAGCGCCATGCTTTCGCTCATCGCCGAGCCGGGATTGACGTTGGTGCCGAGCGCCACGTTCACGCTGGCGTCGAGCAGCGCGCGACCGTTCGCGTACGGCGGCTGGCGCAGAAACCACGTCGAGGTGGGCACCAACACGGCGCTCACGTTCCGCTTCGCCAGCGCGGCGATCCCTTCAGGCGAGATGTGCTCGAGGTGATCGGCCGTGGCGGCGCCGAGCTCCGCGGCCAGCTCCGCACCTCCGCCCGCGGTGAGCTGGTCCACGTGCAGGCGCGGGACGAGGCCTCGGGCTTGAGCAGCGCCGAGGATGCGGCGCGCCTCGTCGGCGGTGAACGCGCTCTGCTCCACGAACGCGTCGCAGAAGCGCGCCAGCTTGGCGTCCGCGACCGCGGGGATGATCTCGTCGATGCACGCGCGCACGTAGAGCTCGCGCTGCGCCTTGAGCTCCGGCGGAATGGCATGCGCGGCGAGCAGCGTGGGCACGAGCTGGATGGGCCCTTCGGCATCGAGCCGACGCACAGCGCGAAGCATCTTCAGCTCGTGCTCCAGCGCGAGCCCGTAGCCGCTCTTCACCTCGGCGGTGGTCACGCCTTGCGCGAGCAGCCGCTGCAGCCGCGGGCGCGCGAGGAGCACCAGGGCGTCTTCGCTGGCCGCGCGCGTCGCCGCGACCGTCGATGCAATCCCGCCGCCCGCGTTCGCGATCTCGAGATAGGTCGCGCCACGGTTGCGCATGGCGAACTCATTGGCGCGCTCGCCGGCGAAGACCAGGTGGGTGTGCGCGTCGACGAAGCCCGGCGTCACCAGCCGCTCGCGTGCATCGATCGCCGCCGCACCCGAGGGGGCGCGCGGCGCGTCCTTCGCGGGCCCGGCGTACGTGATGCGCCCCTGCTGCACGTGCACGGCAGCGTCGCGGACGAGGCCGAGCTTGGCCTCCGCGTCGCCGGAGCCTGCGCAGGTGGCCAAGAGGCCAATCGGTTGCACCGCGAGGTCGCTCATCGCGCGAACGATACACGTTCAGCGCTTGGGCGGCTCCACGTCGAGCGGACGGACGAGCGGCGAGCCCGTGTCGTCGATGAGCTCTTCGGCATCCGCATCGGCGAGCGCACCCTCGGCGTCGCCAACCGGATACGGGTTCGGTCCGCCGCTGATGGTCTTGGCCTGATCGGCAGGCGAGGGGAGATCGTTCGGCTCCATGGGGCGCTCCCTCACCGCTTCCGAGGACTGTCGGTGTCCTCATAGGTGAGGTTCCGCTTGTCGTGCATCTTCGCGGGCCAGCCCACGTCGAGCTCCTCTGCGCGCGGGTCGTTGAGGTCGAGCTCGAGCTTGCGCTCGTGGGTTTGCCCGAGCTCCTTCTCCTGGGTGTCGACTTGAGGCTTGTCGCTGTCGGGCTTCGCGGGGTTCATCGGCGTCCTCCAACGAGGACGCTCTGAACGACCGGGCCGCGGAGCAACTCAGCCGCCCACGTGCTCCGCCTCGACCTTCAAGCTGTCGCCCGCATGCACGACCACGTCACCGACATGCAGCTTGCGGCCAGGCCGCTCCTCGGGCTGGCCGTTCACGGTGATGCCGCCCTCGCGGATGAGGGCCTTGGCCGCGCCGCCGTGGTGCGCGCGACCGAGCAGCTTCAGGAACTGCGCGAGCGTGATGAAGGGCTGGCCGGAGCCGTCGAGCTTGTTCATGCGGTGAGGCCCGGGATCTTCACGCCGCGCTGCTTGGCCACGCTCTTGGCCTCCTCGTAGCCCGCGTCGGCGTGGCGGAGCACGCCCATGCCGGGGTCGCTGGTGAGCACGCGCTCGATGCGCTTGGCCGCCGCCTCGGTGCCGTCGGCGACGATCACCTGACCCGCGTGCTGGCTGTAGCCAATGCCCACGCCGCCGCCGTGGTGCAGGCTCACCCACGAGGCGCCGTTCACGGCGTTGACCAAAGCGTTGAGGAGCGGCCAGTCGGCCACGGCGTCGGTGCCGTCCTTCATGGCCTCCGTCTCGCGGTTGGGGCTGGCCACGCTGCCGCAGTCGAGGTGATCGCGGCCGATGACGATGGGCGCCTTCACCTCGCCGCGCTTAACCAAATCGTTGAACATCAAGCCGGCCTTGTGGCGCTCGCCGTAGCCCAGCCAGCAGATGCGCGCGGGCAGGCCCTGGAAGGCGATGCGCTCCTGGGCGAGCTGCAGCCAGCGAAGGAGCGACTTCTTCTCCGGGAAGAGCTCGGCGATGGCGCGGTCGGTCCGGGCGATGTCGGCGGGATCGCCGGAGAGCGCCACCCAGCGGAACGGGCCCATGCCCTCGCAGAACAGCGGGCGGATGTACGCGGGCACGAAGCCGGGGAAGTCGAACGCGTTCTCCACGCCGGCCATCTTGGCCTGCGCGCGGATGTTGTTGCCGTAGTCGAAGACGTGGCTGCCCATCTTCGTCATCGCCAGCATCGCGCGGACCTGCACGGCCATGCTCTCTCGCGCGCGGCTGATGTAGCCCTGGGGATCGCGCGTGCGCAGCTCGGCGGCGGCCTTTGGCGAGAGGTCGGTGGGGATGTAGCCGTTGAGCGGATCGTGGGCGCTCGTCTGATCGGTTACGAGATCGGGCGCGATGCCGCGGTGGACCAGCTCGCTGAACACGTGCGCGGCGTTGCCGATGACGGCCACGCTGAGCGGCTTCTTGGCCTTCCTGGCGTCGCCGCAGAGCTCGAGGGCCTCGTCGAGGTCCTTGGCGATGACGTCGAGGTAGCGCGTCTCCACGCGGCGCTTGGCGCGGGTCTCGTCGATCTCCACGCCGAGGAAGACCGCGTTGTTCATGGTCGCGGCGAGCGGCTGCGCGCCACCCATGCCGCCGAGCCCGCCGCTGAGCACGAGCCGGCCCGCGAGATCGTCGCTGCCGAAGTGGGTGCGGCCGGCCTGAGCGAACGTCTCGTAGGTGCCCTGAACGATGCCCTGCGTGCCGATGTAGATCCACGAGCCCGCGGTCATCTGGCCGTACATCATCAGGCCCTTCTTCTCGAGCTCCCAGAAGTGCTCCCACGTGGCCCACTTGCCCACGAGGTTGGAGTTGGCGAGGAGCACGCGCGGCGCGTCGACGTGCGTCTTCAAGATGCCCACCGGCTTGCCGCTCTGGACGAGCAGCGTCTCGTCGTCGTTCAGGTTGCGCAGCGACTCGACGATGCGGTCGAAGCTGGGCCAGTCGCGCGCGGCTTTTCCGGTGCCGCCGTAGACGACCAAATCGTCGGGGCGCTCGGCGACGTCGGGGTCGAGGTTGTTCATGAGCATGCGCAGCGCGGCTTCCTGCACCCAGCCCTTGCAGCTCTTCTCGGTGCCGCGCGGCGCGCGGATGATGCGGGGCATGCTGGACCTCGAGCGAAGTTCGGGCGTGTTCTAGCGCGCTATGCGGCATCTCCCAATAGCTTCGCCGCGCGAAACCCCATCCCGCGTCTCGCGCGGGGACGGGAAGTCCAGTGGGTCATGGCGGGATGATGTCGACCTCGACGCCCAGCCCCGCCGTGAACACGAACAGCCGTTGCCCCAGCGCCGACGTGCTCATCGCGTGCCCCACGAGCTCGATCGCCACGCTGTCGAAGAGGCGCATGTCCATGCCACCGCCGAGGCCGTAGGTCAGGTCCCACTCGCGTGGGCCCGCCCCCGGCGCGAGGATCTCGTCGGAGTTGAGGATGGAGAAACCGACGACCGCTTCCGCAAACGGCTCGGGCGTGCGGTGGAAGAACGTGTAGCGCACCTCGGCGGCCACCAGCTGCCAGGGCGTGGCGCCCTCGTGCGGATGCAACCCGAGGTTCTCGTAGGTCAGCGTGCTGGTCACGCCCGAGGCGAAGCGCGAGCCCAGGCGGAGCGCGAACTGCGGATCGCCGCGCGTGGGATACGCATCGAAAGCAGGCAGCAGCGACGCACCGGCGCTCGCCCCGAGGACGATCGCGCGCGTGGTCGCCGGCGGATCAGGCTCATCGGCGAACGCGACGCGCCCGGAGAAGATCAGCGCAAGGGCGAGGACTGCGCGCGTCATGCGCCGATCATGCGCGGCCACCCGCGCAACCGGCAACGGAATCGCGCGCGCTATGCTCAGTCCCTGCAATGCGGGTTG is a genomic window of Deltaproteobacteria bacterium containing:
- a CDS encoding protein kinase; the encoded protein is MQRAREGELFADRFVLDRLAGRGGMGSVYRARDNQTGEPVAVKFLHASAQAHRARFVREAQLLAELQHPGIVRYVADGEAPDGELWLAMEWLEGIDVAERLRTEGMAPAESLQIVRAVAQVLELAHGHGVVHRDIKPSNLFLVGNDPARVKVLDFGVARLSSHPGAAGTRTGAMLGTPGYMSPEQARGLRDVDARADIFSLGCVLFECLVGWAPFAAEHDVAVLAKILLDEPPRLGAHRPDLGGPLEELVAAMLSKSPEVRPASARELVARIDALGPLRPRTVVVGSSRPADALTGGERRLFSVVLAGQAEEVTAEVATLVPTMAQRTEAETGIDSTLVRAEQGAVIQGLRQAVEQLGGALEPLGSGTYLVSLSGEGVATDQAARAVRCALALREKLPDTAIAVATGRGEAAGRFPVGEVIDRAASLLRDAPPPAVVTRGRPRPVHLDALTSGLLGPEFEWQSSNEGGWLLSASARGTAARTLLGRVTPCVGRDREVSRLLGTVEESVEERVARAMLVTAAPGMGKSRLRDELLRQLHERLPEVQVFSARADPTRAGSPFHLLGQIIRQAAFISADDPVDVRRQKLRERVACRVEQGDRERVTVFLGELGGIPFEEGLDLQLRAARRDAQLMADQTRRAFEDWLAVELAAQPMLLVLDDLHWGDLPTVKLLDAALRNLEEAPLTVLALGRPSVHDVFPKLWSERGLDELKLRELPKRAAEQLVRATLGDGVNDAEVTRLVSQAEGNAFFLEELIRAAAAGKREGLPETVLAMVQARLEALDPLSRRILRAASVFGRLFWESGVVALCGGRGETLDIAHGLQELVSREILERVGAVRFAGEEAYSFRHALLHEAAQAMLTDADLKLGHRLAAQWLVARNEPDPLVLGEHWRKAGETAEAMGHFARAAEDALKANDLLAAIQRAETAVTCGASGEALGRLRLLQAEAHQWRGEQQQALERADEALALLPRGSEAWCRAALESATGWSRFGEKARVAELGAQLEAMSKEPPDAFAFVLCAAKLAWPMVITGSSAPAHALLETAERIAEGMSRADPRLAAALHYAGATTSMLAGQVEDWIWHESGSVNAYLAFGDVRHACESRTSLGYALMSVGDFAQASLVLREALGEAERLGLPTPRATALQNLGYALGELGQLDEARKLMLESMAEFERLANHRMIAGTNSYLARIDLRRGELETADREASFAVDHMRERPSLLCAALAVRAEIRLAQGKVAEARADAKEAMDVFARTGEVEEQEALLRLVDAETLWRTNQREAAKAALREAVAKLDERAARIEDSGRRQSFEAISEHTRTRALARAWGL
- the hutU gene encoding urocanate hydratase; this translates as MPRIIRAPRGTEKSCKGWVQEAALRMLMNNLDPDVAERPDDLVVYGGTGKAARDWPSFDRIVESLRNLNDDETLLVQSGKPVGILKTHVDAPRVLLANSNLVGKWATWEHFWELEKKGLMMYGQMTAGSWIYIGTQGIVQGTYETFAQAGRTHFGSDDLAGRLVLSGGLGGMGGAQPLAATMNNAVFLGVEIDETRAKRRVETRYLDVIAKDLDEALELCGDARKAKKPLSVAVIGNAAHVFSELVHRGIAPDLVTDQTSAHDPLNGYIPTDLSPKAAAELRTRDPQGYISRARESMAVQVRAMLAMTKMGSHVFDYGNNIRAQAKMAGVENAFDFPGFVPAYIRPLFCEGMGPFRWVALSGDPADIARTDRAIAELFPEKKSLLRWLQLAQERIAFQGLPARICWLGYGERHKAGLMFNDLVKRGEVKAPIVIGRDHLDCGSVASPNRETEAMKDGTDAVADWPLLNALVNAVNGASWVSLHHGGGVGIGYSQHAGQVIVADGTEAAAKRIERVLTSDPGMGVLRHADAGYEEAKSVAKQRGVKIPGLTA
- a CDS encoding RNA-binding S4 domain-containing protein, which codes for MNKLDGSGQPFITLAQFLKLLGRAHHGGAAKALIREGGITVNGQPEERPGRKLHVGDVVVHAGDSLKVEAEHVGG
- a CDS encoding imidazolonepropionase — translated: MSDLAVQPIGLLATCAGSGDAEAKLGLVRDAAVHVQQGRITYAGPAKDAPRAPSGAAAIDARERLVTPGFVDAHTHLVFAGERANEFAMRNRGATYLEIANAGGGIASTVAATRAASEDALVLLARPRLQRLLAQGVTTAEVKSGYGLALEHELKMLRAVRRLDAEGPIQLVPTLLAAHAIPPELKAQRELYVRACIDEIIPAVADAKLARFCDAFVEQSAFTADEARRILGAAQARGLVPRLHVDQLTAGGGAELAAELGAATADHLEHISPEGIAALAKRNVSAVLVPTSTWFLRQPPYANGRALLDASVNVALGTNVNPGSAMSESMALTLALACMHCGLSPAEALYAATAGSAHALQLPDRGRLEVGKRADLVVHACRTVEHLPYHAVTSHAEKVVIGGRVVLDVPVPFCA